GGTAGATTTTTTCCAGCACGTTTGAGAACGGCACGGGCACGTGCGGCGGCGATACCATCTGGATGCCCGATTTGAGCGCGCCGAAAATCTGCTGGCACACTTGGGCGGAAATATCGGTGGCGATGTTGCAGCGCGGGCTGGCTTCGTCCACCACCACCAGGCGGCCGGTTTTTTCCACCGATTTGAGTACGGTGTCGATATCGAGCGGCGAGAGTGTGCGCAGGTCGATCACTTCCGCTTCCACGCCTTCTTTTTCGAGCGCGCGGGCGGCTTCGAGGCTGCGCGGCACCATCATGCCGTAGGTAACGATGGTGGCGTCTTTGCCTTCGCGCACGATATTGGCCTGGCCGAAGGGGATGGCATACAGCTCTTCGGGCACTTCGGATTTAGAGGCGTAAAGGCTCTTGTGTTCGCAGAAAATTACCGGGTCGTTGTCGCGGATGGCCTGCACCAGCAAACCTTTGGCATCGTAGGCGTTGGAAGGGCACACCACTTTCAGGCCGGGCACATGGGTAAACATGGGCGTGAGCATCTGGCTGTGTTGCGCCGCCGCGCTGAAGCCGCCGCCGACCATGGCGCGGATTACCACGGGCGTTTCGGCCTTGCCGCCGAACATATAGCGGAACTTGGCGGCCTGGTTGAGGATTTGGTCGAAGCACACGCCCATAAAGTCGATAAACATCAACTCGGCAACCGGACGCAGGCCGCAGGTGGCGGCACCGATGGCGGCGCCGACGTAGGCTGCTTCGGAAAGCGGGGTGTCGATCAGGCGGTCGCCGTGTTTGGCATACAGGCCTTTCGACAGGCCGAGCACGCCGCCCCAGGCGTCGCGTTCGCCGCTGGCGCCGGCGCCGCCGACAATGTCTTCACCCATCATAATCACGGTGGGGTCGCGGGTCATCTCTTGGTCGATGGCTTCGTTAATCGCTAATTTCATGGTTAATTGGCGGGACATGATGTGTTTCTCCTATTTTGAAATTTTTACACGCTGCGCTTAGTACGAAACGTAAACATCGGTGAGCAGGTCTTCCGGCTCGCAGGGCGGCGCGGCTTTGGCTTCCTGCACCGAGCGTTCGATCAGCGCGGCTACTTCTTGATCTACCGCGTCGAGTTCGGCATCGGTAATCACGCCCGCCTCGGTAACGCGTTGGCGGAAAATCTTGATACAGTCGTGGTTGGCGCGCAATTCTTCCACTTCGCCCTTGGGGCGGTAGGTTTGCGCGTCGCCCTCGAAGTGGCCGTAGAAGCGGTTGGTTTTGCACTCAAGCAGGGCCGGGCCGCCGCCGTTGCGGGCACGGCGGATAACTTCGCCTGCAGCTTCATACACGGCGAAAAAGTCGTTGCCGTCCACCACCACGCCGGGGATGCCGAAGCCTACGCCGCGGTCGGCAAAGCTGTTGGAGGCGGTGCCGTAGTCGCGCGAGGTGGATTCGGCATAGCCGTTGTTTTCCACCACGAAAATCACCGGCAGGTTCCACACGGCCGCCAGATTCATGCTTTCCAAAACCGTGCCCTGGTTGGCCGCGCCGTCGCCGCAGAACGTTACCGCCACGCCGCCGTTGCCTTTGAATTTGGCCGCCAGCGCCGCGCCGCAGGCCAGCGGTGCGCCCGCGCCCACGATGCCGTTGGCGCCCATCATGCCTTTCGACAAATCGGCGATGTGCATCGAGCCGCCTTTGCCGCGGCACACGCCGTCGCGCTTGCCGTAGATTTCTTTCATCATGCCGATTACGTCCACCCCTTTGGCGATACAGTGGCCGTGGCCGCGGTGGGTGCTGGTGATGCGGTCTTCATCGTTCAGGTGGTAGAGTACGCCGGTGCCGGTGGCTTCTTCGCCGGCGTAAAGGTGCACGAAGCCGGGAATGTCGCCGCGCGCGAAGTCAACGTGCAGCCGCTCTTCGAAATCGCGTATGGTTTTCATACGGCGGTAAACGTCGAGCAGTTGGTTTTTGTCCAAAGGCAATTTGGTGCTCATGGTGTTTCTCCTTGTTCAACGGGGTTTTGTTTGAGGCCGTCTGAAAAGGCTTCAGACGGCCTAGAGCGTGTAGTCAAAAAGCGTTGCGGCGGTATTTTTGGTTAAAATCCGCATCTGCGGCGTTCAAAATGCTCGCAAGATGTCCAATCTTGCTGTGCTTTTTGCCTTGCATCTGCGGATTTTTCCTCAAAAAACCGCTTCACAAGCCTTCTGACGACACGCCCTAGCTGGATTCCCTTGTGTAAAAATATCGTGTTGGGCGGCAGTTGTTTTAACCGGGCAGCCATCGGGCTTTATCCCGGCAGAGCCTGAAAATATAAAAACGGTTGGAACGGCTGCTTCTCTAAACATTATTTTTTCAGACGGCCTAAACGGCTTACAAAGGCCTCAGGCCGTCTGAAAACCTCAAACCTCGTGCAGTTTTTGCGCGCACACATATTTCAAAATCGCAGGAACATCCAGCGTGTAGAACGCGTTTTCCTGCAACGAAATCAAGGCATATTCATGCTCGCGCAGGGCGATTTCGCGTTCGCCGTCCAGCGCAATCAGGCAGTTTTGGCCGCTCACGCGGTATTCTTCGCCGGCTTTGAAACGGCGGAAAGAAGCGATTTCGATGTCTTCCACCTTGCCGGGCGACAGCACCGCCTGAATGGTGAACGTTTTGGCGGCCGGTTCGTGCGTGCCGTAGGCCGGCACCAGCTCGATCAGCAGGCCGCCCGCGTCATGGCGGCCTACGGGCTGCAAAGCCGCCGCCACCGCCGACAAGCCCACGGCTTCAATCGATGCCTGCGTAGAAATCACCGTGCGCAGCGTATCGGTTTGGCTGATGGCTTTGGCACCAAGTATCGCCTCGTTCAACACCGCCGCATCAATCAGCGCCACATCGTTTTGCTTTTCGAGGCCGTCTGAACCGAATGTGCGGATATGCAGGCATTTGTTGGGCCGCAGCGCGTGTTCGTCGGGTACGCGGCCGGCGGCATACAGCCCTGCCGCCCATGCCGTTACGGTTACTTCGCGCATCGGCGGGAAAGCATTGTTGGTGCCGGTGGAAATGCCGGCGATGGGGATGTCGCGGCAGCCTTTCACCACCGCACGGTGGGTGCCGTCGCCGCCGAGCACCAGCAAAGCCGCCACACCTTCGCGCCGCATGATTTCCGCCGCCCGCACCGAATCTTCGGTTTTGGTGCGCACCGGCATATCCAGCCAGCGCAGGCGCGGCAGCG
The sequence above is a segment of the Neisseria dentiae genome. Coding sequences within it:
- a CDS encoding alpha-ketoacid dehydrogenase subunit beta produces the protein MSRQLTMKLAINEAIDQEMTRDPTVIMMGEDIVGGAGASGERDAWGGVLGLSKGLYAKHGDRLIDTPLSEAAYVGAAIGAATCGLRPVAELMFIDFMGVCFDQILNQAAKFRYMFGGKAETPVVIRAMVGGGFSAAAQHSQMLTPMFTHVPGLKVVCPSNAYDAKGLLVQAIRDNDPVIFCEHKSLYASKSEVPEELYAIPFGQANIVREGKDATIVTYGMMVPRSLEAARALEKEGVEAEVIDLRTLSPLDIDTVLKSVEKTGRLVVVDEASPRCNIATDISAQVCQQIFGALKSGIQMVSPPHVPVPFSNVLEKIYLPGGKQIADAVRKTMNAAATA
- a CDS encoding thiamine pyrophosphate-dependent dehydrogenase E1 component subunit alpha encodes the protein MSTKLPLDKNQLLDVYRRMKTIRDFEERLHVDFARGDIPGFVHLYAGEEATGTGVLYHLNDEDRITSTHRGHGHCIAKGVDVIGMMKEIYGKRDGVCRGKGGSMHIADLSKGMMGANGIVGAGAPLACGAALAAKFKGNGGVAVTFCGDGAANQGTVLESMNLAAVWNLPVIFVVENNGYAESTSRDYGTASNSFADRGVGFGIPGVVVDGNDFFAVYEAAGEVIRRARNGGGPALLECKTNRFYGHFEGDAQTYRPKGEVEELRANHDCIKIFRQRVTEAGVITDAELDAVDQEVAALIERSVQEAKAAPPCEPEDLLTDVYVSY
- a CDS encoding NAD(+)/NADH kinase yields the protein MTVRIGIIANPVSARDIRRVISHAAGLTLGERANMLLRILQALAACKVDEVLLMPEMEGLRLHLERQLPAAAEESRYPLPRLRWLDMPVRTKTEDSVRAAEIMRREGVAALLVLGGDGTHRAVVKGCRDIPIAGISTGTNNAFPPMREVTVTAWAAGLYAAGRVPDEHALRPNKCLHIRTFGSDGLEKQNDVALIDAAVLNEAILGAKAISQTDTLRTVISTQASIEAVGLSAVAAALQPVGRHDAGGLLIELVPAYGTHEPAAKTFTIQAVLSPGKVEDIEIASFRRFKAGEEYRVSGQNCLIALDGEREIALREHEYALISLQENAFYTLDVPAILKYVCAQKLHEV